Proteins encoded by one window of Luteolibacter rhizosphaerae:
- a CDS encoding LysR family transcriptional regulator — protein MTDLLPDLRQLRAFVAVADEGSFTLAAKKLFLTQSAISHSMKALEDSLGCRLLDRLGKKTVLTEEGEVFLRRCRRVLGELEDAGRELDGLKRWGQGRIRIGAPHSLCQFLLPTVLREFRDCFPRCEPTIEADDTTRLLERIEEHELDLVLGLLPRGGAPEGYRPIFRDRMTFAVSPMHPWAEAGRIDLDEMSRVQFIIYARATETHRLIEEHFDKLGVRTRQPLVLGDMEAIKGMAKIGLGVGIVAPWVAKREFDDGSLVPIQIEGSAIEREWGLFYNTDRKLSLIEETFAGIAEMVGRELGGSDH, from the coding sequence ATGACTGACCTGCTGCCCGATCTCCGCCAATTGCGCGCTTTCGTGGCCGTCGCCGACGAAGGCAGCTTCACGCTTGCTGCCAAAAAACTGTTCCTGACCCAGTCGGCCATCAGTCACTCGATGAAGGCGCTGGAAGATAGCTTGGGCTGCCGGCTTCTCGACCGCCTCGGCAAAAAGACGGTGCTTACCGAGGAGGGCGAGGTCTTTCTCCGCCGCTGCCGCCGCGTGCTCGGCGAGCTGGAAGATGCCGGCCGCGAGCTCGATGGTCTCAAGCGCTGGGGACAGGGCCGCATCCGCATTGGGGCGCCGCACTCCCTTTGCCAGTTTCTTTTGCCCACGGTCCTCCGCGAGTTCCGCGATTGCTTTCCCCGCTGCGAACCCACCATCGAGGCGGATGATACCACCCGCCTGCTTGAGCGGATCGAGGAGCACGAGCTCGATCTCGTACTCGGCCTGCTCCCGCGCGGTGGTGCCCCGGAGGGCTACCGGCCGATCTTCCGGGACCGCATGACCTTCGCTGTCTCGCCGATGCACCCTTGGGCGGAGGCTGGACGCATCGACCTCGATGAGATGTCGCGCGTTCAGTTCATCATCTACGCCCGCGCCACCGAGACGCATCGCCTCATCGAAGAGCATTTCGACAAGCTCGGCGTTCGCACCCGCCAGCCCCTCGTGCTTGGCGATATGGAGGCCATCAAGGGCATGGCCAAGATCGGCCTCGGCGTCGGCATCGTCGCTCCTTGGGTGGCCAAGCGCGAGTTCGACGATGGCTCGCTGGTTCCGATCCAGATTGAGGGTTCGGCCATCGAGCGCGAGTGGGGACTCTTCTACAATACCGACCGCAAGCTCAGCCTGATCGAGGAGACCTTCGCAGGCATCGCCGAGATGGTCGGCCGTGAGTTGGGCGGTTCGGACCACTAA
- a CDS encoding CmpA/NrtA family ABC transporter substrate-binding protein, producing MESHVATESRSPIRLGFVPLNDCAPVAVAHELGLFKSYGLNVKLSRQPGWATVRDMLSYGELDAAQSIAGLAFYLALGLSKTRREIAVPLVLSAHGNAITLTRDLPPESIRSGEGLAAHLTHRWKKNRPFTLAAAHRFSSHHLLLHGWLRRHGIVPGRDAEIVFLPPPLMPRNLAIGHIDGYCVGEPWNSESILSGTGWCPATSAELATGHPEKVLLVTGEFVNERREECIALGAALLHACRVCQDPSFRNELISILAKPNYTGCAPATLRNSLGPVFDSGRGNLDASDFHLFYGADLNCPTADKASWFLSGMRGAGLLPDTTAAPLTRLYRQDLFRASEKLLLPS from the coding sequence ATGGAAAGCCACGTCGCCACTGAATCCCGCTCACCGATCCGCCTCGGTTTTGTTCCGTTGAATGATTGCGCGCCGGTGGCGGTGGCCCACGAGCTGGGACTCTTCAAAAGCTACGGGCTGAACGTGAAGCTCTCCCGCCAGCCGGGCTGGGCGACCGTGCGCGACATGCTTTCCTACGGGGAACTGGACGCCGCCCAATCGATCGCGGGCTTAGCCTTCTATCTGGCCTTGGGCCTGAGCAAGACTCGCCGCGAGATCGCGGTTCCGCTGGTGCTAAGCGCCCACGGCAATGCGATCACCCTGACGCGCGACCTGCCGCCGGAATCGATCCGCAGCGGCGAAGGACTGGCCGCCCATCTCACGCATCGCTGGAAGAAGAACCGCCCCTTCACGCTAGCCGCGGCGCACCGCTTTTCCTCCCACCACCTGCTTCTTCACGGGTGGCTGCGGCGCCACGGCATCGTCCCGGGGCGGGATGCGGAGATCGTCTTCCTGCCGCCGCCGTTGATGCCGCGAAATCTCGCGATCGGCCACATTGACGGCTACTGCGTGGGCGAGCCTTGGAACTCCGAAAGCATTCTTAGCGGCACCGGTTGGTGCCCGGCAACCTCCGCCGAGCTGGCGACCGGCCATCCGGAAAAGGTGCTGCTGGTGACGGGCGAGTTCGTCAACGAGCGCCGCGAGGAATGCATCGCCTTGGGTGCCGCGCTGCTGCACGCCTGCCGGGTCTGCCAAGACCCCTCCTTCCGGAACGAGCTGATCTCTATCCTGGCGAAGCCGAACTACACCGGCTGCGCTCCCGCCACGCTGCGGAACAGCCTGGGCCCGGTCTTCGACTCCGGGCGCGGGAATCTGGATGCTTCCGATTTCCATCTTTTCTATGGTGCGGACCTGAACTGCCCGACCGCGGACAAGGCATCGTGGTTCCTCTCGGGCATGCGCGGCGCGGGATTGCTGCCCGACACGACGGCG